The Leucobacter chromiiresistens genome has a window encoding:
- a CDS encoding aspartate-semialdehyde dehydrogenase has protein sequence MAAQQGLSVAVVGATGQVGAVMRRLLEERDFPIASIRFFSSARSAGSTLAFRGEDIVVEDVATADKSGIDIALFSAGGAASKQYSPEFAAAGAIVIDNSSAWRLDPDVPLVVSEVNPHAIAEARKGIIANPNCTTMAAMPVMKALDAEAGLERLIVTTFQAVSGSGLVGARELAGQAEAAVRSGNLEQLVHDGSAVDFPAPEVYTKTIAFNVLPLAGSIVDDGEGETDEEKKLRNESRKILELPDLRVGGTCVRVPVFTGHSLSISAEFERQISPDRAREVLGAAPGVELSDVPTPLEAAGKDPSLVGRIRADQSAPEGRGLTLFISNDNLRKGAALNAVQIAELVAQQRTV, from the coding sequence ATGGCTGCACAGCAGGGTCTCTCGGTCGCCGTCGTCGGCGCGACCGGTCAGGTGGGCGCGGTGATGCGCCGCTTGCTCGAAGAGCGCGACTTCCCGATCGCGAGCATCCGATTCTTCTCGAGCGCCCGCTCGGCCGGATCCACGCTCGCCTTCCGCGGTGAGGACATCGTCGTGGAAGACGTGGCGACCGCCGACAAGAGCGGAATCGACATCGCGCTCTTCTCGGCGGGCGGAGCCGCCTCGAAGCAGTACTCGCCCGAGTTCGCGGCCGCCGGCGCGATCGTCATCGACAACTCGAGCGCCTGGCGGCTCGACCCCGATGTGCCGTTGGTGGTGAGCGAGGTGAACCCCCACGCGATCGCCGAGGCGCGCAAGGGCATCATCGCGAACCCGAACTGCACCACGATGGCGGCGATGCCCGTCATGAAGGCGCTCGACGCCGAGGCGGGCCTCGAGCGTCTCATCGTCACGACCTTCCAGGCCGTCTCGGGCTCGGGGCTCGTCGGCGCGCGAGAGCTCGCCGGTCAGGCGGAGGCCGCGGTGCGGTCGGGCAACCTCGAGCAGCTCGTGCACGACGGCTCGGCCGTCGACTTCCCGGCACCCGAGGTCTACACGAAGACGATCGCCTTCAACGTGCTCCCGCTCGCCGGGTCCATCGTCGACGACGGGGAGGGCGAGACCGACGAGGAGAAGAAGCTCCGCAACGAGAGCCGCAAGATCCTCGAGCTCCCCGACCTCCGGGTCGGGGGCACCTGCGTGCGCGTGCCCGTGTTCACCGGTCACTCCCTGTCGATCAGCGCAGAATTCGAGCGGCAGATCTCGCCGGATCGCGCACGCGAGGTGCTCGGGGCCGCTCCGGGCGTCGAACTCAGCGACGTGCCCACCCCGCTCGAGGCCGCCGGCAAGGATCCGTCGCTCGTGGGGCGCATCCGCGCCGACCAGTCGGCCCCCGAGGGCCGCGGCCTGACGCTCTTCATCTCGAACGACAACCTGCGCAAGGGCGCCGCCCTGAACGCGGTGCAGATCGCGGAGCTCGTCGCTCAGCAGCGCACGGTCTGA
- a CDS encoding metallophosphoesterase: protein MALHPARSTAAVLGAAAVGVLTWSTLIERRLFTLRRHTLPVLPESRTPVRVLQLSDLHLAPWQAQKVDWVRSLAELRPDLVVLTGDLMGHREALPALLHALRPVVEGTPTVFVHGSNDYYGPLFKNPLKYLVESSRRSTRTPDLDNAAITRGLTDLGAIDLNNSAAQLTIRGTRFECIGLNDPHIGYDDADRMRAAAARTFSEAPAKAGGAMDGAAVDSAAVDAAAVDAAAADAASAESAPVRLGVVHAPYQEALGALLTAGSDVMLAGHTHGGQVRVPGVGALTANCDLPTEQARGLSVWFDAHRAAFLNVSAGLGNSIYAPVRFACRPEASLLTLESA from the coding sequence TTGGCACTGCATCCCGCACGCTCGACGGCGGCCGTTCTCGGAGCGGCCGCCGTCGGCGTACTGACCTGGTCCACGCTGATCGAACGCCGGCTGTTCACGCTGCGCCGGCACACGCTGCCGGTGCTGCCGGAGTCGCGCACGCCGGTTCGGGTGCTGCAGCTCTCGGATCTGCACCTCGCCCCCTGGCAGGCGCAGAAGGTCGACTGGGTGCGCTCCCTGGCGGAGCTCCGCCCCGACCTCGTGGTGCTGACGGGCGACCTCATGGGGCACCGCGAGGCCCTTCCGGCACTGCTGCACGCGCTGCGCCCCGTCGTGGAGGGCACGCCGACCGTGTTCGTGCACGGGTCGAACGACTACTACGGCCCGCTGTTCAAGAACCCGCTCAAGTACCTCGTCGAGTCGAGCCGGCGCAGCACTCGCACCCCCGATCTCGACAACGCCGCGATCACGCGCGGGCTCACCGACCTGGGCGCCATCGATCTCAACAACAGCGCGGCGCAGCTCACGATCCGAGGCACGCGCTTCGAGTGCATCGGCCTGAACGACCCGCACATCGGGTACGACGACGCCGACCGCATGCGCGCCGCGGCGGCCCGCACGTTCTCGGAGGCACCCGCGAAGGCGGGCGGCGCAATGGACGGCGCGGCCGTCGACTCTGCGGCCGTCGACGCTGCAGCCGTCGACGCTGCAGCCGCCGATGCTGCATCCGCCGAGTCTGCGCCCGTGCGCCTCGGAGTGGTGCACGCGCCCTACCAGGAGGCCCTGGGAGCGCTACTGACGGCCGGATCCGACGTGATGCTCGCCGGGCACACCCACGGCGGCCAGGTGCGCGTGCCGGGCGTCGGAGCGCTCACGGCGAACTGCGACCTTCCGACGGAGCAGGCGCGCGGCCTGAGCGTCTGGTTCGATGCGCACCGCGCCGCTTTCCTGAACGTGAGCGCGGGTCTCGGCAACTCGATCTACGCGCCGGTGCGGTTCGCCTGCCGACCGGAGGCGTCGCTGCTCACCCTCGAATCGGCGTAG